Proteins from one Cryptomeria japonica chromosome 4, Sugi_1.0, whole genome shotgun sequence genomic window:
- the LOC131875450 gene encoding uncharacterized protein LOC131875450 — MRSYPRPIFPPDHPTDHPGPWRHGDRDEDQGSRSEEPEEGEGHEEAGDPDPPTGDQPSAEEEEEEEEDTDRDEDEEDAGEDADEDEDEDDEEEEEEEEEEDRDDEEGSDAAPHHSGDDTIALDPPFIPQKGEHEAIRRPVSSTVQSTPVVHRLFERGEPSSSQSHMLPYHDPYWREGDPANVQEWRSLIQQAVIDISTMAQISSSSQIAYRPQGNAGQHEDLFSPFRVQVDIWRERERETYQRTFNERGEI, encoded by the exons atgagatcatacccaaggcctatctttccaccagatcacccgacagaccatccaggcccatggagacatggagaccgagatgaggaccagggatccaggtcagaggagccagaggagggagagggtcatgaggaggcaggagatcctgatccacccacaggagatcagcctagtgccgaggaggaggaggaggaggaggaggacacagatagagatgaggatgaggaagatgcaggtgaggatgcggacgaggacgaggatgaggatgacgaggaggaggaggaggaggaggaggaggaggatagagatgatgaggaggggtcagatgctgctccccaccattcaggagatgataccatagctctggatcctccttttattccccaaaagggggaacacgaggcgatacggagacctgtttctagtaccgTCCAGTCTACACCCgtcgtgcacagattattcgagcgaggggagcctagtagttctcAGTCACatatgctaccatatcatgatccctactggcgtgagggagatccag cgaatgtgcaggagtggcgttccctgattcagcaagcagtgatAGACATTTCCACAATGGCACAGATctccagttcctcacagattgcttatagacctcaggggaacgcgggtcagcatgaggacttgttttccccattccgagtacaggtagacatatggagggagagagagagagagacctatcagaggaccttcaacgagcgcggcgagatctag